A stretch of Pseudomonas sp. LS.1a DNA encodes these proteins:
- a CDS encoding DUF3820 family protein — protein MKPETLELLVTRTMPFGKYQGRIIADLPGDYLAWFARKGFPAGELGGLLALMHEIDHNGLGDLLVPLRQKHGR, from the coding sequence ATGAAGCCGGAAACCCTCGAACTGCTGGTGACCCGCACCATGCCATTTGGCAAGTACCAGGGACGAATCATTGCCGACCTGCCAGGTGATTACCTGGCCTGGTTTGCACGCAAGGGTTTCCCGGCGGGGGAACTGGGTGGGCTATTGGCGTTGATGCATGAGATCGACCACAACGGGCTGGGCGATCTGCTTGTGCCGTTGCGGCAGAAGCACGGGCGTTGA